The DNA region CACTCATTAGTTATGTAATCTTATTATATCATTGTGAGATTAAAAAAAATAAGACCATGATACACCTTGTTTAATAAGCAATAATGAAGATAATATTTAATAGTTACTAAAAAGGAGGGGTTATACTTGATTAAGAAAATCCTATGGGCTTCAGACGGATCTGAAGATTCTATTGACGCTCTAGAATATGTGAAGAATATTGCACAAAGATGCAAATCTGAAACACTCGGACTATATGTAATTCCAGATTACTTCGAAGTAGATGTAAAAGACCAGTTTCCAGAGCAAGAATATGACTTGATTGCAAAATGGATTAAAGAGACAGAATCTAAAGAAAGTGACAGGCTGAAAGACATTGCAAAAGATTTTGAATCAAAGGGGCTTAATTTTGATACTCAAATAGCCCAAGGAGTGCCTCATCTTCAGATAATCCAAAACGCTCAAGAAGCTGGTGCAGATTTAATAGTTTTAGGTAAAGGGCGTGCTAAGGAAAAACTCCTAGGAGCAACTGCGCTTAAGGTAATAAGGCGATCACCTATTCCAGTTATGGTTGCAAGAAAAAGTGAGGGACCAATTAAGATAAAAAACATACTTGTTCCTACGGACCTGTTTAACATAAGATCAAGAGATCTTCTTTTAACTGCTGGTCTTGCTGAGTATTTAGACCTTAACATCACAAGTTTAAATATTGTAGAGGTTGGAAATAAAAAATATCCTCCTGAGGTAGTGGAGCGTCTTAGAGGAAACTCTTATAATAATCTCACTAAACAAGTGGATGAGGCAAATCTGGGTATAGGGGTTAATACAGTCGTGAAGACAGGGAAAAATGCAGTTAAGGGCATCATAAATTACGCATCAGACAATGATACAGATATAATTTTCATGAACACTTACGGCGGCGGAGAGTTTAGAAGAGAAGAGTTTATAGGGAGTGTAGCGGAGAGAGTAATACAGGAAGCTCCATGTCCTGTGATAACTGTTAAGCCTGAATAATAGGAGGGATAGTTATGAAGAATATTTTATGGGCAACTGATGGTTCACCCGAAGCCGAGAAAGCATATAGATATGCTAAGTATCTGGCTGCGAAGTCTGGGGCAGATATTATAGGCGTTCATGTTGTTCCACTTTCTGTGCATCTGCTTTATGAAAATTATAAAGATTCAGACTCTGATTTAGAAGAGTGGAAGTCTAATATAGAAAACAATGCCGCCCTTAGATTTGATAAGGCGAGAAAGGATTTATTAAGACAATCAATAAACTTCGAGGGTCTTATCTTAAAAGGCAATCCAAGCGAGAAAATAGTTGAAATAGCAAGAAAACGAAAAGCTGATTTGATCGTAATGGGAAAACACGGGCATGGGTTTCTTGAGAGCATGCTTGCAGGAAGTGAAACAAAAAAAGTTCTAAAAGGATCTCATATTCCGGTGCTCGCAGTAAAAACTAATAAGAGTACCGCTGTAATTAAAAACATTTTGGTTCCAATCGATCTCACTGAGTGCAGCGACTCTGCAGTCCTAAGTGCATTAGAACTAGCCCAAATCACTGGTGCAAAGATAAGAGTTATTTATGTGCTTAGAATTGATATGTATGCACAGGATATTCCGGCAAGCGCATTAGATATAGTAATTAGCGATTCAGAGAAAAACCTTAGCAAAAGAGTTTCACAGATCAAAAAATCCTATGAGAGGAGAAAAAATAGCTCAAAGAACATAGATATAAAAACAGAGGTTACTCATGGGATGGGTGAAGGAGCTTCTATTTCCAGATATGCCAAGAAGAGCAAAACGGACGTTATTGTTATACATACACATAACAGAACAGGTGTTAGAAGGTTATTGTTGGGAAGCGTAACAGAGAGAGTTATTACTCATTCTGATTGCAGCGTTTTAGCATTAAGACCAAAATAGATTTCTTTATCCGAATATTTGTTTTACTTTCTTAAGTGTATCAACGCAAAGATCAATTTCTTCTTTTGTATTGTACAAGTAAAAGCTTATGCGAGCCGTATAGTCCATAGAGAGCTCGCTCATAA from Thermodesulfobacteriota bacterium includes:
- a CDS encoding universal stress protein, which translates into the protein MIKKILWASDGSEDSIDALEYVKNIAQRCKSETLGLYVIPDYFEVDVKDQFPEQEYDLIAKWIKETESKESDRLKDIAKDFESKGLNFDTQIAQGVPHLQIIQNAQEAGADLIVLGKGRAKEKLLGATALKVIRRSPIPVMVARKSEGPIKIKNILVPTDLFNIRSRDLLLTAGLAEYLDLNITSLNIVEVGNKKYPPEVVERLRGNSYNNLTKQVDEANLGIGVNTVVKTGKNAVKGIINYASDNDTDIIFMNTYGGGEFRREEFIGSVAERVIQEAPCPVITVKPE
- a CDS encoding universal stress protein, with the protein product MKNILWATDGSPEAEKAYRYAKYLAAKSGADIIGVHVVPLSVHLLYENYKDSDSDLEEWKSNIENNAALRFDKARKDLLRQSINFEGLILKGNPSEKIVEIARKRKADLIVMGKHGHGFLESMLAGSETKKVLKGSHIPVLAVKTNKSTAVIKNILVPIDLTECSDSAVLSALELAQITGAKIRVIYVLRIDMYAQDIPASALDIVISDSEKNLSKRVSQIKKSYERRKNSSKNIDIKTEVTHGMGEGASISRYAKKSKTDVIVIHTHNRTGVRRLLLGSVTERVITHSDCSVLALRPK